From Geomonas agri, one genomic window encodes:
- a CDS encoding EAL and HDOD domain-containing protein, protein MVEEKFFLGRQPILDRTQQIMGFELLFRSPESLNAANILDVQVASASVIVNALTQFGIQDVLGRHKGFFNVTREVLMSDAVELLPKDRVVIELLESIVADDEVFERCRTLKKLGFSLALDDHVYSPAFHDIYPLVDIVKVDVLETPAESLPEIVEKLRKWRLTLLAEKVENAEHYKFCSQLGFDLFQGYYFARPVVLRQNKIDIGKITMMQLMKQVMADAEWSEIEETFKQNPGLTYNLLRLVNSVAIGLRVRIKTLRHALTVLGLEQLKRWITLALYASNDQNGVQSPLLEMAATRGKLMELLIIASRGRGAAELADQGFMVGILSLIDVLFEDRMEELVGKLNLVENVKSALLHHEGDLGELLVLAELLEQADFPAVSEQLGVCELELDQLLSAQLETFSWADKLSASL, encoded by the coding sequence ATGGTTGAGGAAAAGTTCTTCCTGGGGCGGCAGCCCATCCTGGACCGGACCCAGCAGATCATGGGGTTCGAACTCCTGTTCCGCTCGCCGGAGAGCCTGAACGCGGCCAACATCCTCGATGTGCAGGTGGCCAGCGCCAGCGTCATCGTCAACGCGCTGACCCAGTTCGGCATCCAGGACGTGCTCGGGCGCCACAAGGGTTTCTTCAACGTGACCCGCGAAGTGCTGATGAGTGACGCCGTGGAACTTCTGCCCAAGGACCGCGTGGTGATCGAACTCTTGGAGAGCATCGTCGCCGACGACGAGGTCTTCGAACGTTGCCGCACCCTCAAGAAACTCGGTTTCAGCCTCGCCCTCGACGACCACGTCTACTCTCCCGCCTTCCACGACATCTATCCCCTGGTCGACATAGTGAAAGTCGACGTGCTGGAAACGCCGGCAGAGTCGTTGCCGGAGATCGTCGAAAAGCTCAGGAAGTGGCGCCTCACCCTCTTGGCCGAAAAGGTCGAGAACGCTGAGCACTACAAGTTCTGCTCGCAGCTCGGCTTTGACCTGTTCCAGGGGTACTATTTCGCCCGACCGGTGGTGCTCAGGCAGAACAAGATCGACATCGGCAAGATCACCATGATGCAGCTTATGAAGCAGGTGATGGCTGATGCCGAGTGGAGCGAGATCGAAGAGACCTTCAAACAGAACCCCGGGCTCACCTACAACCTGCTGCGCCTGGTCAACTCCGTGGCCATCGGGCTTCGCGTGCGCATCAAGACCCTGCGCCATGCGCTCACCGTGCTCGGGCTGGAGCAGCTCAAGCGCTGGATCACCCTGGCCCTGTACGCCAGCAACGATCAAAACGGGGTGCAAAGCCCGCTGCTGGAGATGGCGGCCACACGCGGCAAGCTGATGGAACTCCTCATCATCGCCTCGAGGGGGCGGGGTGCTGCTGAGCTCGCGGACCAGGGCTTCATGGTGGGCATCCTCTCGCTCATCGACGTGCTGTTCGAGGATCGCATGGAGGAACTGGTCGGCAAGCTGAACCTGGTGGAAAACGTGAAGAGCGCGCTTTTGCACCACGAGGGGGACCTGGGGGAACTCCTCGTGCTGGCCGAACTGCTGGAACAGGCCGATTTCCCCGCCGTGAGCGAACAGTTGGGCGTCTGCGAACTGGAGCTGGACCAGCTGCTCTCCGCCCAACTGGAGACCTTCTCCTGGGCCGACAAGCTGAGCGCATCCCTCTAA
- the kdsB gene encoding 3-deoxy-manno-octulosonate cytidylyltransferase, with product MKITAVIPARYASTRFEAKALADIMGKPMVQHVYERASKANLVSEVIVATDDERIAAAVRAFGGRVEMTSVEHETGTDRLAEVAARLDADIIVNVQGDEPLIDPAMIDQAIAPMLEDPSIPMATLKCRIKTLHDFLSPNVVKVVADPKGNVLYFSRSPLPFFRDKWNDLKDDAFCCGKLLCYKHVGLYVYRREFLPVFAALPPSYLEMAEKLEQLRVLENGYRIKIVETECESIGVDTPADLEKVLAKLKGLKAD from the coding sequence ATGAAAATAACCGCGGTAATTCCCGCCAGGTATGCTTCTACGCGTTTTGAGGCCAAGGCATTGGCGGACATCATGGGAAAACCCATGGTGCAGCACGTGTACGAGCGCGCTTCCAAGGCTAACCTCGTTTCCGAAGTGATCGTGGCGACCGACGACGAGCGGATCGCCGCTGCGGTGCGCGCCTTCGGCGGTCGCGTGGAGATGACCTCGGTGGAGCATGAGACCGGGACCGACCGGCTGGCCGAAGTGGCGGCAAGGCTCGACGCCGACATCATTGTCAACGTGCAGGGCGACGAACCGCTCATCGATCCGGCCATGATCGACCAGGCCATCGCACCGATGCTGGAAGACCCGTCCATCCCGATGGCGACGCTTAAGTGCCGCATCAAGACGCTGCACGACTTTCTGTCCCCCAACGTGGTGAAGGTGGTTGCTGACCCGAAGGGGAACGTACTCTACTTCTCCCGTTCTCCGCTGCCGTTTTTCCGCGACAAGTGGAACGACCTGAAGGACGATGCCTTTTGCTGCGGTAAGCTGTTGTGCTACAAGCACGTCGGGCTGTACGTGTACCGCCGCGAGTTCCTGCCGGTCTTCGCCGCGCTGCCGCCGAGCTACCTGGAGATGGCCGAGAAACTCGAGCAGTTGCGGGTTCTGGAGAACGGCTACCGCATCAAGATCGTCGAGACCGAGTGCGAGTCGATAGGGGTGGACACCCCGGCCGACCTGGAGAAGGTGCTGGCAAAGCTAAAAGGCTTAAAAGCAGATTGA
- a CDS encoding CTP synthase codes for MKTKFIFVTGGVVSSIGKGLAAASLGALLEARGLRVTIQKLDPYINVDPGTMSPFQHGEVFVTDDGAETDLDLGHYERYTSSKLSKKSNFTTGQVYFSVIEKERRGDYLGGTVQVIPHITDQIKANILENAKGSDIAIVEIGGTVGDIESLPFLEAIRQLKSDRGAGNVLYLHVTLVPYIRTAGELKTKPTQHSVKELREIGIQPDILLCRCEQELPQDMKAKIALFCNVEEKAVITSRDAEHIYAVPLALNLEGLDDQVVEKLNIWTKAPDLSHWQQVVSKLTNPGCGEVRIAVVGKYVDLKESYKSLSEALTHGGIANDCRVTLVYLDSEKIEEEGADKYLADVDGILVPGGFGERGTEGKIKAIEYARVNKVPFFGICLGMQMAAVEFARNVCQLPEAFSSEFKPACTSPVIHLMEEQKGVDKKGGTMRLGAYPCSLTKGTFAQKAYGATEISERHRHRYEFNNAFRAALEEKGLIISGIYKEGNLVEIVELADHPWFLGCQFHPEFKSKPLNPHPLFKAFIGATKARKGN; via the coding sequence GTGAAGACAAAATTCATCTTTGTTACCGGCGGCGTTGTCTCCTCCATAGGTAAGGGACTCGCCGCCGCTTCTTTGGGCGCTCTGCTGGAGGCACGGGGGCTTCGGGTCACTATCCAGAAACTGGATCCGTACATCAACGTCGATCCGGGCACCATGTCCCCGTTCCAGCATGGTGAGGTCTTCGTCACCGACGACGGCGCGGAGACAGACCTGGACCTCGGCCACTACGAGCGCTACACCTCCAGCAAGCTCTCCAAGAAGAGCAACTTCACCACGGGTCAGGTCTACTTCTCGGTCATCGAGAAGGAGCGTCGCGGCGACTACCTGGGTGGCACCGTGCAGGTCATCCCGCACATCACCGACCAGATCAAGGCCAACATCCTCGAGAACGCCAAGGGTAGCGACATCGCCATCGTCGAGATCGGCGGCACCGTGGGCGATATCGAGTCGCTGCCGTTCCTCGAGGCGATCCGCCAGTTGAAGAGCGATCGCGGCGCGGGCAACGTGCTCTACCTGCACGTCACCCTGGTTCCCTACATCAGGACCGCCGGCGAGTTGAAGACCAAGCCGACCCAGCACTCGGTCAAGGAGCTGCGCGAGATCGGTATCCAGCCCGACATCCTCTTGTGCCGCTGCGAGCAGGAGCTTCCCCAGGACATGAAGGCGAAAATCGCCCTGTTCTGTAACGTCGAGGAGAAGGCCGTCATCACCTCCCGCGACGCCGAGCACATCTACGCGGTGCCGCTGGCGCTGAACCTGGAAGGGCTCGACGACCAGGTGGTCGAGAAGCTGAACATCTGGACCAAGGCCCCGGACCTCTCCCACTGGCAGCAGGTGGTCTCCAAGCTGACCAACCCGGGCTGCGGCGAGGTTCGCATCGCCGTGGTCGGCAAGTACGTCGACCTCAAGGAATCCTACAAGTCGCTCTCCGAGGCGCTCACCCATGGCGGTATCGCCAACGACTGCCGCGTCACCCTGGTCTACCTCGACTCCGAGAAGATCGAGGAGGAAGGGGCGGACAAGTACCTCGCCGACGTGGACGGCATCCTGGTACCGGGCGGCTTCGGCGAGCGCGGCACCGAGGGTAAGATCAAGGCCATCGAGTACGCCCGCGTCAACAAGGTTCCCTTCTTCGGCATCTGCCTCGGCATGCAGATGGCTGCCGTCGAGTTCGCGCGCAACGTCTGCCAGCTCCCGGAGGCCTTCTCCAGCGAGTTCAAGCCCGCCTGCACCAGCCCGGTGATCCACCTGATGGAAGAGCAGAAGGGGGTCGACAAGAAGGGTGGCACCATGCGCCTGGGCGCGTACCCGTGCTCGCTCACCAAGGGGACCTTCGCGCAGAAGGCCTACGGCGCGACCGAGATCTCCGAGCGTCACCGTCACCGCTATGAGTTCAACAACGCCTTCCGCGCCGCGCTCGAGGAGAAGGGGCTGATCATCTCCGGCATCTACAAGGAAGGGAACCTGGTCGAGATCGTCGAACTGGCCGACCACCCCTGGTTCCTTGGGTGCCAGTTCCATCCGGAGTTCAAGTCCAAGCCGCTCAACCCGCACCCGCTGTTCAAGGCCTTCATCGGCGCCACCAAGGCAAGGAAAGGCAACTAG
- the kdsA gene encoding 3-deoxy-8-phosphooctulonate synthase yields the protein MMKEVTVGQIKIGGNRPLALVAGPCVIENETATLRHAERLMSICNGVGIPLIFKASYDKANRTSVTAFRGPGMDEGLRILAKVKEALGVPVLSDIHSIEQVEPAADVLDVLQIPAFLCRQTDLLVAAANTGKVINVKKGQFLAPWDMKNVVGKIRSCENENIILTERGASFGYNNLVVDMRSFPIMRSTGYPVIFDATHSVQLPGGEGTSSGGQREYVEFLSRAAVAAGIDGIFMEVHEDPERALCDGPNSVRLDDLPALLNKLKAIDAIVKQA from the coding sequence ATGATGAAGGAAGTCACTGTAGGTCAGATCAAGATTGGCGGCAACAGGCCGCTCGCGCTGGTGGCGGGCCCCTGCGTGATAGAGAACGAAACGGCGACGCTGCGTCACGCGGAGCGCCTGATGAGCATCTGCAACGGCGTCGGCATCCCGCTGATCTTCAAAGCCTCCTACGACAAGGCCAACCGCACCTCGGTCACCGCCTTCCGCGGTCCCGGCATGGACGAGGGGCTCAGGATCCTGGCCAAGGTAAAGGAAGCGCTGGGCGTTCCCGTCCTTTCCGACATCCATTCCATCGAGCAGGTCGAACCGGCCGCTGACGTGCTCGACGTGCTGCAGATCCCGGCGTTTCTCTGCCGCCAGACCGACCTGCTGGTCGCTGCCGCCAATACCGGTAAGGTCATCAACGTGAAGAAGGGGCAGTTCCTGGCACCGTGGGACATGAAGAACGTGGTCGGCAAGATCCGCTCCTGCGAGAACGAGAACATCATTCTCACCGAGCGCGGTGCCTCCTTCGGCTACAACAACCTCGTCGTCGACATGCGCAGCTTCCCCATCATGCGCTCCACCGGTTACCCGGTCATCTTCGACGCCACCCATAGCGTCCAGCTGCCTGGAGGTGAGGGTACCTCGTCGGGCGGCCAGCGCGAGTACGTGGAATTTCTCTCCCGCGCGGCGGTGGCAGCCGGTATCGACGGCATCTTCATGGAGGTGCATGAGGACCCTGAGCGCGCCCTGTGCGACGGCCCGAACTCCGTGCGCCTGGACGACCTGCCGGCACTTTTGAACAAACTGAAGGCTATCGACGCCATCGTGAAGCAGGCGTAA
- a CDS encoding KpsF/GutQ family sugar-phosphate isomerase codes for MILEEAKRVIRVEAEALLNLEASIDRTFEKAVEMILNSTTGRVVVTGMGKSGLIGQKIASTMASTGTPAFFLHPAEGIHGDLGMIMKGDVVIAISNSGETDEVVRILPIIKRLGASLIAMAGNPNSTLAKSGDIFLDISVKEEACPLGLAPTASTTVTLAMGDAIAVALLVSRGFKAEDFAMFHPGGALGRRLLLKVEDIMHSGDGLPLVSAATLMREALFTITSKGLGITGVTADDGALVGVITDGDLRRALGQGLDIINLPASALMKKGPKRIRRDELAARALQQMEQYSITSLFVFSDDDATAPVGIVHLHDLLKAGIA; via the coding sequence TTGATTTTAGAAGAAGCGAAGCGGGTAATCAGAGTAGAGGCTGAGGCGCTTTTGAACCTGGAGGCATCCATCGACCGGACCTTCGAGAAGGCCGTGGAGATGATACTGAACAGCACCACCGGTCGCGTCGTCGTCACCGGCATGGGCAAATCCGGCCTCATCGGCCAAAAGATAGCCTCCACCATGGCCTCCACTGGCACCCCCGCCTTTTTCCTGCACCCGGCGGAAGGGATCCACGGCGACCTGGGCATGATCATGAAGGGTGACGTCGTCATCGCCATCTCCAATTCCGGCGAGACCGACGAGGTGGTGCGCATCCTCCCCATCATCAAGCGCCTCGGTGCATCCCTGATCGCCATGGCCGGAAACCCCAACTCCACCCTGGCCAAGAGCGGCGATATCTTCCTCGACATCTCGGTGAAGGAGGAGGCGTGCCCGCTGGGGCTCGCCCCGACCGCATCTACCACCGTGACCCTGGCCATGGGCGACGCCATCGCCGTTGCGCTCCTGGTCAGCCGCGGCTTCAAGGCCGAGGACTTCGCCATGTTCCACCCCGGCGGCGCCTTGGGGCGGAGGCTGTTGCTGAAGGTCGAGGACATCATGCACTCCGGCGACGGGCTGCCGCTGGTTAGTGCCGCGACCCTGATGCGCGAGGCCCTTTTCACCATCACCTCCAAGGGGCTGGGTATTACCGGCGTCACCGCCGATGACGGTGCCTTGGTCGGCGTCATCACCGATGGCGACCTGCGCCGGGCCCTGGGGCAGGGGCTCGACATCATTAACCTGCCGGCCTCGGCGCTGATGAAGAAGGGCCCCAAGCGGATTCGCCGCGACGAGCTGGCGGCGCGAGCCCTGCAGCAGATGGAGCAGTACTCCATCACTTCGCTCTTCGTTTTCTCCGACGACGACGCCACTGCGCCGGTCGGCATCGTGCACCTGCACGACCTGTTGAAAGCGGGCATAGCATAA
- a CDS encoding KdsC family phosphatase: MEERLKKIKLLILDVDGVLTDGRIIFDSNGVESKFFNVKDGHGIKMLQRSGIEVGIISGRESQVVYNRAVELGIGQVYQKSLDKLVPYRQMLEATGLCDEQVAFMGDDVIDIPLLKRVGFAAAPADAVQEVLPFAHFVARNRGGWGAVRELCDLILKAQGTWESVTSRYYV, from the coding sequence ATGGAAGAAAGACTGAAAAAGATCAAGCTCTTGATACTCGATGTGGACGGTGTGCTCACCGACGGACGCATCATCTTCGACTCCAACGGCGTGGAGAGCAAGTTCTTCAACGTAAAGGACGGGCATGGCATCAAGATGCTGCAGCGTTCCGGGATCGAAGTCGGCATCATCTCCGGTCGGGAGTCGCAGGTGGTCTATAACCGCGCTGTCGAACTTGGCATCGGGCAGGTCTACCAGAAATCCCTGGACAAGCTGGTCCCTTACCGCCAGATGCTGGAAGCGACCGGCCTTTGTGACGAGCAGGTCGCCTTCATGGGTGACGACGTCATCGATATACCGCTCCTGAAACGAGTCGGCTTCGCTGCCGCACCTGCCGACGCCGTCCAGGAGGTGCTTCCCTTCGCCCACTTCGTCGCCCGGAACCGTGGCGGCTGGGGGGCGGTGCGCGAACTCTGCGACCTGATCCTCAAGGCTCAAGGCACATGGGAGAGCGTGACCTCCAGGTATTACGTCTAG
- a CDS encoding nucleotide sugar dehydrogenase, whose product MLKHDRVVSVIGLGYVGLPVAVAFGKVRRCYGFDINATRIEELKKGYDRTGEVTAQDLREADIVFTDSIDVLREADFHIVAVPTPVDCANQPDLTPMLRASETVGRALKNGDIVVYESTVYPGVTQDECVPILERFSGLVCGTDFFVGYSPERINPGDKEHTFTKIKKVVSGQDAATLQIVGDVYESVVTAGVHRAPSIMVAEAAKVIENTQRDLNIALMNELALIFDRMGIDTNSVLEAAGTKWNFLKFQPGLVGGHCIGVDPYYLTHKAEKIGYIPQVILAGRRINDGMGKFIAQRTVKEMIRAGHNVRGVRITVLGLTFKEDCPDLRNSKVVDIIHELQDYGIEVQVSDPLADPDEARHEYGVTLTPADKLQVAEAVVIAVAHKEYRCLTPAQLTAMMKDSPLVIDVKGIFNPEQMAEHGIRLWRL is encoded by the coding sequence ATGTTAAAGCACGACCGAGTCGTTTCAGTCATCGGGCTTGGCTATGTCGGCCTTCCCGTGGCGGTAGCCTTTGGCAAAGTACGCAGATGCTACGGTTTTGACATAAACGCAACCCGCATCGAAGAACTGAAAAAAGGGTACGACCGCACCGGAGAGGTGACGGCACAGGATCTGCGCGAGGCAGACATCGTCTTCACCGACAGCATCGACGTCCTCAGGGAGGCCGACTTCCACATCGTTGCCGTGCCCACCCCCGTGGACTGCGCCAACCAACCGGACCTGACCCCGATGCTGCGCGCCTCCGAGACGGTGGGGCGTGCTTTGAAGAACGGTGACATCGTCGTCTACGAGTCCACGGTCTACCCTGGCGTGACCCAGGACGAATGCGTCCCCATACTCGAGCGTTTCTCCGGACTGGTATGCGGCACCGATTTCTTCGTCGGGTACAGCCCGGAGCGCATAAACCCCGGCGACAAGGAACACACCTTCACCAAGATCAAGAAGGTCGTCTCCGGGCAGGATGCCGCAACGCTTCAGATCGTGGGGGACGTCTACGAGTCGGTGGTCACCGCGGGCGTGCACCGTGCCCCCTCCATCATGGTTGCGGAGGCCGCCAAGGTCATCGAGAACACCCAGCGCGACCTCAACATCGCCCTGATGAACGAACTGGCCCTCATCTTCGACCGCATGGGCATCGACACCAACTCCGTGCTGGAGGCGGCCGGGACCAAGTGGAACTTCCTTAAATTCCAGCCCGGCCTGGTCGGGGGGCACTGCATCGGGGTAGATCCGTACTACCTGACCCATAAGGCCGAGAAGATCGGCTACATCCCCCAGGTCATCCTCGCCGGGCGGCGCATCAACGACGGTATGGGGAAGTTCATTGCCCAGCGCACCGTGAAGGAGATGATCCGCGCCGGACACAACGTGCGCGGCGTGCGCATTACCGTGCTCGGCCTCACCTTCAAGGAAGACTGTCCCGACCTGCGCAACTCCAAGGTGGTCGACATCATCCACGAACTCCAGGACTACGGCATCGAGGTCCAGGTGAGCGACCCCCTGGCCGACCCGGATGAGGCACGGCACGAGTATGGCGTCACCCTGACCCCCGCCGACAAGCTGCAGGTCGCCGAGGCAGTCGTGATAGCAGTGGCGCACAAGGAGTACCGATGCCTGACCCCGGCCCAGCTCACGGCGATGATGAAAGACTCGCCGCTCGTCATCGACGTGAAAGGCATCTTCAACCCGGAGCAAATGGCAGAACACGGCATCCGGCTCTGGAGATTGTAG
- a CDS encoding SLBB domain-containing protein — translation MKRILFLAATFALLVAVTAFPALSATETNSYSRSNASPAFANDESDTQEINSDYFNTKSSEDDESDSMDDEESQDYSQRKDVRQLDQQKSDGTASRRSYDQSRDEQVDSTADNGKDDFSAKDGKETKDLSDSKDGTDSRDLGERKSVKDRKDRKDDKEDKDSSKQRGAKKRKVAKDSKKKKSQKKVVKKRVEPEELSVLEKAMGEMPTTLDKSRPQPYGWDQLTQFGYNFFKHDEDPFASQTDVPVGPDYIVGAGDRMTLTVWGSLNGKYNLEVNRSGDVVVPKVGAVRVAGQPFGQLPTILKGAIGRIYKDFQLNVNVANVRMVKVYVVGEVAAPGDYNVSSLSTVINALSAAGGPTKSGSLRNIQINRGGKVVETVDLYDFFLKGDKSKDIRLQPGDTILVPVLGHVAGVAGNVRRPGIYELKDENSIKDILTLCGGINATGYLQRVQLYRVQAHDKKMVTDFSLDLSGTEGDKQTAAIRLQDMDLVNVLPIDGVLRGYVRLEGHVLRPGDYALKPGMRVSALIKGDNLLPQYHAGAGQITRLFPPDMHPELVYFDVTRALKGDADQDLELKEFDRVKIFARDQMQEIPAVKVSGEVQKPGQFRYLDNMTVRDLLMQAGNVKLSAYLKSAEITRIKRNGDAVTSYSITIDLEKALQGGAEDFKLEPFDELTVRRIPNWAEATERYVTLKGEVRFPGTYPIYKGERLSSVINRAGGFTDLAYLKGARFTREAVRKLQQQRMDEALEKSQEKIINLQAQVSQTAASAEEVASSKTTLDNLMQSIELLKKRKAEGRVVMEIASLEELKGGAYDLELQGGDQLVVPSDPGGVNVIGDVYNQSTVVTQRGHDIEWYLKQVGGPTGDADMDSIYVVKVDGSVISQANSSKFMFYNSFWGKKLDSGDTIIVPRQYEKTAWLRGAKDIASVIGNIAVTAGVLVAAGL, via the coding sequence ATGAAAAGAATCCTGTTTCTTGCTGCAACGTTTGCGCTGCTGGTCGCTGTAACCGCTTTTCCTGCCTTGTCCGCCACGGAAACCAACTCATACTCAAGGTCAAACGCTTCTCCCGCGTTCGCCAACGACGAAAGCGATACGCAGGAAATCAACTCCGACTATTTCAACACCAAATCCTCCGAAGATGACGAATCGGATTCCATGGATGACGAGGAATCCCAGGATTACTCCCAACGCAAGGATGTCCGGCAGCTAGACCAGCAAAAGTCCGACGGTACCGCTTCGCGCCGATCCTATGACCAGTCCAGGGATGAGCAGGTAGACTCCACTGCGGATAATGGCAAAGATGATTTTTCTGCCAAGGATGGCAAAGAGACAAAGGACCTCTCTGACAGCAAGGACGGCACTGACTCCAGGGACCTGGGTGAGCGCAAAAGCGTCAAGGATCGTAAAGACCGCAAGGACGACAAGGAAGACAAGGACAGCAGCAAACAGCGAGGCGCCAAAAAGCGAAAGGTAGCAAAGGACAGCAAAAAGAAGAAGAGCCAGAAGAAGGTCGTCAAGAAGCGGGTTGAACCCGAAGAACTTTCAGTTTTGGAAAAGGCCATGGGCGAGATGCCCACAACCTTGGATAAATCCCGCCCTCAGCCGTACGGCTGGGACCAACTCACACAGTTCGGCTACAACTTCTTCAAGCACGACGAGGATCCCTTCGCCTCCCAGACGGATGTGCCGGTAGGCCCCGACTACATAGTCGGTGCCGGGGACCGCATGACCCTGACCGTCTGGGGGAGCCTCAATGGCAAGTACAACCTCGAGGTGAACCGAAGCGGCGACGTTGTGGTCCCCAAGGTCGGTGCCGTCAGGGTGGCGGGGCAGCCGTTCGGCCAGTTGCCGACAATCCTGAAGGGCGCCATTGGCCGCATCTACAAGGACTTCCAGCTCAACGTCAACGTCGCCAACGTGCGGATGGTGAAGGTGTATGTGGTCGGAGAGGTAGCGGCTCCTGGCGACTACAACGTGAGTTCCCTTTCAACCGTCATCAACGCCCTGTCCGCGGCAGGAGGCCCTACTAAAAGCGGCAGCCTCAGGAACATCCAGATCAACAGGGGCGGCAAGGTTGTCGAGACCGTCGACCTCTATGACTTCTTCCTCAAAGGGGATAAGAGTAAGGACATCAGGCTGCAGCCTGGCGATACCATCCTGGTACCCGTCTTAGGCCATGTCGCCGGTGTTGCGGGCAACGTCCGTCGCCCCGGAATCTATGAACTCAAAGACGAGAACTCCATCAAGGACATCCTTACCCTCTGCGGGGGGATCAACGCGACGGGCTACCTGCAGCGGGTGCAGCTCTACCGAGTCCAGGCGCATGACAAGAAGATGGTCACCGACTTCAGCCTCGATTTGAGCGGGACTGAGGGTGACAAGCAGACCGCCGCAATCAGGCTGCAGGACATGGACTTGGTCAACGTACTTCCCATCGACGGCGTCCTCCGCGGCTATGTGCGTCTTGAGGGACACGTGCTTAGACCGGGGGACTACGCACTTAAGCCTGGCATGAGAGTCAGTGCCCTGATCAAGGGCGACAACCTGCTGCCGCAGTACCATGCGGGTGCCGGGCAGATTACCCGCCTGTTTCCCCCCGACATGCATCCCGAGCTTGTGTACTTCGACGTCACCCGCGCCCTCAAGGGAGATGCGGATCAGGACCTTGAGCTCAAGGAGTTTGACCGGGTGAAGATCTTCGCTCGCGACCAGATGCAGGAGATCCCCGCAGTGAAGGTAAGCGGCGAGGTGCAGAAGCCCGGTCAGTTCCGGTACCTGGACAACATGACGGTACGCGACCTGCTGATGCAGGCAGGCAACGTCAAGCTGTCGGCCTACCTGAAAAGCGCGGAGATAACCAGGATCAAGCGTAACGGCGATGCAGTCACCTCCTACTCGATTACCATAGACCTGGAAAAAGCACTGCAGGGCGGGGCTGAAGATTTTAAGCTGGAGCCGTTTGATGAACTGACCGTGCGTCGCATTCCCAACTGGGCAGAGGCTACCGAACGTTACGTAACCCTTAAGGGGGAAGTCAGGTTCCCCGGCACCTATCCGATTTACAAGGGTGAACGGCTCAGTTCCGTCATTAATCGCGCCGGGGGCTTTACCGACTTGGCCTACTTAAAGGGTGCTCGCTTCACCAGGGAAGCAGTGCGGAAGCTGCAGCAGCAGCGTATGGATGAGGCGCTAGAAAAATCGCAGGAGAAGATCATCAACCTTCAGGCCCAGGTCTCTCAGACGGCGGCATCTGCTGAGGAAGTGGCAAGCTCAAAAACCACTTTGGACAACCTGATGCAGAGTATCGAGCTTCTGAAAAAGAGAAAAGCTGAAGGACGCGTGGTAATGGAGATTGCTTCCTTAGAAGAGTTGAAGGGGGGCGCATACGATCTGGAACTGCAGGGAGGTGACCAACTCGTCGTTCCCAGCGATCCTGGCGGCGTTAACGTGATCGGCGACGTCTACAACCAGAGCACGGTTGTCACCCAGCGTGGCCATGACATAGAGTGGTATTTGAAGCAGGTAGGAGGGCCGACCGGCGACGCCGATATGGACAGCATCTACGTTGTTAAGGTCGACGGCTCTGTCATCAGCCAGGCCAACTCCTCTAAATTCATGTTCTACAACTCCTTCTGGGGCAAGAAGCTCGACTCTGGCGACACCATTATCGTGCCGAGGCAGTACGAAAAGACCGCCTGGCTCAGAGGCGCCAAGGACATCGCTTCGGTCATAGGCAACATTGCGGTGACTGCCGGCGTTCTCGTTGCGGCGGGGCTTTAA